The Coffea arabica cultivar ET-39 chromosome 8e, Coffea Arabica ET-39 HiFi, whole genome shotgun sequence genome window below encodes:
- the LOC113704812 gene encoding geraniol 8-hydroxylase-like: MEFSSLLLLSPLLICITSILLHVANRSSNKQKRLPPGPKGLPIIGNLLKIGNRPHESLTGLAKIYGPLMTVRIGCVTTVVASSTDMAREILQKNDQAFLGRSIPDAVTAETDYERSIVWLSGGTKWRKLRKLCNSQVFTTQRLDALQRLRHQMMEDMVHRVSQAGEAGEALYIGNSVFGTTLSSFSNMMFSGDAFDPNSEEAKELKELFRRIMELAAKPNLADFFPVLKPFDPQGIRRDIKCCFDRFQTIIDSKIDGRTKRRASGSQRSGDFLDALLDHSEEHGPDELDCRDVRLLLMDMFVRGTDTTTATVEWALTELIRSPEKMARAKQELIKKVGLGFSVEEQDILQLPYLDALMKETMRLHPAAPFLLHCAETDVEVCGSIIPKHTQVLVNVWSITKDPACWKEPTKFQPERFLDTGIDFRGRDLCFIPFGAGRRICPGMPLAARMVKLLLASPVHNFDWKLPNGMEPKDLDMKDKFGLTVEKAEPLAAIPVRVATS, translated from the exons ATGGAGTTCAGTAGTTTACTTCTCCTTTCTCCTCTATTGATCTGTATTACCTCCATCTTGCTTCATGTAGCTAATCGATCAAGCAACAAGCAGAAGAGGCTTCCTCCAGGTCCCAAAGGCCTCCCAATTATTGGGAACCTCCTCAAAATTGGTAACAGACCCCACGAGTCCTTGACTGGCTTGGCCAAAATTTACGGTCCACTCATGACAGTGAGAATTGGCTGCGTCACAACCGTAGTTGCATCTTCAACTGATATGGCTAGAGAAATTCTCCAAAAGAATGATCAGGCCTTCTTGGGCAGGTCAATCCCAGATGCAGTGACTGCAGAAACTGATTACGAACGTTCCATTGTTTGGCTTTCTGGAGGAACAAAGTGGCGAAAGCTTCGAAAACTTTGCAACAGCCAAGTTTTTACCACCCAAAGATTGGACGCATTGCAAAGATTGCGGCATCAGATGATGGAAGACATGGTTCACCGTGTTTCCCAAGCGGGAGAAGCTGGAGAAGCTCTTTATATTGGGAATTCAGTGTTTGGTACAACGTTGAGCTCATTTTCCAATATGATGTTTTCGGGTGACGCGTTTGATCCAAACTCAGAAGAAGCTAAAGAACTAAAAGAGTTGTTTAGGAGGATAATGGAACTTGCTGCAAAGCCAAATCTTGCAGATTTTTTTCCTGTCCTGAAGCCATTTGATCCTCAAGGAATTAGAAGAGATATTAAATGTTGTTTTGATCGTTTTCAAACGATAATTGACAGCAAGATTGATGGACGCACGAAACGTAGGGCTTCTGGATCACAAAGATCTGGGGATTTCTTGGATGCTCTTCTTGATCACAGTGAAGAACATGGCCCGGATGAACTGGATTGCCGTGATGTTAGACTCCTGCTCATG GATATGTTTGTAAGAGGTACAGATACTACCACCGCCACAGTGGAATGGGCATTGACAGAGCTTATTCGCAGCCCAGAGAAAATGGCAAGGGCAAAGCAAGAATTAATCAAAAAAGTTGGCTTAGGATTTAGTGTCGAGGAGCAGGACATCCTTCAACTTCCTTATCTAGATGCACTCATGAAAGAAACAATGAGGCTTCACCCTGCAGCTCCATTTCTCCTCCATTGTGCCGAGACAGATGTTGAAGTTTGTGGTTCTATCATTCCAAAACATACTCAAGTGTTAGTGAATGTATGGTCAATCACGAAGGACCCGGCCTGTTGGAAAGAGCCCACCAAATTTCAACCAGAAAGGTTTTTGGATACAGGTATTGACTTCAGGGGCAGGGATTTATGTTTCATCCCTTTTGGTGCGGGACGGCGAATTTGCCCTGGAATGCCACTGGCAGCGAGGATGGTGAAGTTATTGTTGGCTAGTCCTGTTCATAATTTTGATTGGAAACTCCCAAATGGAATGGAACCGAAAGATTTGGACATGAAAGATAAGTTTGGGCTTACAGTTGAGAAAGCTGAGCCACTTGCTGCCATTCCTGTGAGGGTTgcaacatcttga
- the LOC140012546 gene encoding uncharacterized protein isoform X1: MHEIQKSNPGNSIILKTVDGTPKGQQRFQRLYMCFHGVKQGFLGGCRPLIGVDGTFLKGTVGGILLIAVGLDANNSIFPVAYAAVEGENKESWTWFFKLLKEDLKIERDYEWTIMSDKQKGLIQACSHVFPNAAHRFCVKHLHNNFSTSGFKGEALRRALWAAAKATTPAEFGRKMEDMAAIDLDAAKWFDDKPPSQWSRAYFSTHSKCDVLLNNICECFNSKILDAREKPIIEMLEILRLYMMQRMQQNRDIARQKWKDSLYCPRIIERVQKRMDKATQCFPFKSNDDLYEVSNSYGDHYAVNIKEYTCSCRRWELTGIPCPHAIAALWLAKKDPMLYLSNWYTVETYLKCYEGAICPMNGEGNWEKTDVDGPKPPLYGKTAGRPKKQRRRTADEDQQEKEKKAKKMSRVGQVIRCKYCLQKGHNVRSCKLKKAENNASGSGIQSNEAANNARSDEVDSGDCNEANCTEVLVTCTPQIFDKNPNNKSAKRTKRPHAKSRVQDGSMHDATEFANSTGTNHLEDVPITSSVPPSPNLYEVFGLKRSQVKYSQPLHSRKEQEKVQMPVKAKSVHMEVAAAATKRVAGSSRMKGKNKLL; encoded by the exons ATGCATGAAATTCAGAAATCTAATCCTGGTAACTCTATCATATTAAAGACTGTGGATGGCACTCCAAAAGGGCAGCAAAGGTTCCAAAGACTTTATATGTGTTTTCATGGAGTGAAACAAGGCTTTTTAGGTGGGTGTAGGCCATTGATTGGGGTAGATGGCACATTTTTGAAAGGAACAGTAGGGGGGATTCTATTAATTGCTGTTGGACTAGATGCTAATAATAGCATTTTTCCAGTTGCATATGCTGCAGTTGAGGGTGAAAACAAGGAATCCTGGACATGGTTCTTCAAGTTGCTTAAAGAGGAtttgaaaattgagagagaTTATGAATGGACTATCATGAGTGACAAGCAAAAGGGACTAATTCAAGCTTGTAGTCATGTTTTTCCAAATGCAGCCCATAGGTTCTGTGTAAAGCACTTACACAACAACTTTTCTACTTCTGGGTTCAAAGGTGAAGCTCTAAGGAGAGCATTGTGGGCTGCTGCAAAGGCAACTACACCAGCAGAATTTGGCAGGAAAATGGAAGACATGGCAGCAATTGACTTGGATGCTGCCAAATGGTTTGATGATAAACCACCATCTCAATGGAGCAGAGCATACTTTAGCACCCATTCGAAGTGTGATGTCCTATTGAATAATATTTGTGAGTGTTTCAACAGTAAAATTTTGGATGCTAGAGAGAAGCCAATCATTGAAATGCTGGAAATACTAAGGTTGTATATGATGCAAAGAATGCAGCAGAATAGAGACATTGCTAGACAGAAATGGAAAGACTCTCTGTATTGTCCTAGAATCATTGAGAGAGTACAAAAAAGAATGGATAAGGCAACACAGTGTTTTCCTTTCAAGTCAAATGATGACTTGTATGAAGTTTCCAACTCATATGGTGATCATTATGCTGTGAATATTAAAGAGTACACTTGTTCATGTAGGAGATGGGAGCTGACAGGAATTCCTTGTCCCCATGCAATTGCTGCACTTTGGTTAGCTAAAAAGGATCCCATGTTATATCTATCCAACTGGTATACAGTTGAGACATACCTAAAATGCTATGAAGGAGCTATTTGTCCAATGAATGGGGAAGGAAATTGGGAGAAGACTGATGTTGATGGTCCAAAACCCCCTTTATATGGTAAAACAGCTGGAAGACCTAAAAAACAAAGGAGAAGGACTGCTGATGAGGACcagcaagaaaaggaaaaaaaggccaAGAAAATGAGTAGAGTGGGGCAGGTAATAAGATGCAAATACTGTCTGCAAAAAGGTCACAACGTGAGATCTTGTAAGCTTAAAAAGGCTGAAAACAATGCCTCAGGATCTGGTATACAGAGCAATGAAGCTGCCAATAATGCAAGATCTGATGAAGTTGACAGTGGAGACTGCAATGAAGCTAATTGCACTGAGGTTCTGGTTACATGTACTCCCCAAATATTTGACAAGAATCCAAATAATAAGTCTGCCAAAAGAACA aAAAGACCACATGCAAAAAGTAGAGTTCAAGATGGGTCAATGCATGATGCAACAGAGTTTGCAAATTCAACT GGGACTAATCATTTGGAAGATGTTCCTATTACAAGTTCTGTCCCACCGTCTCCTAATTTATATGAAGTTTTCGGTCTAAAAAGATCTCAAGTGAAATACAGCCAACCACTACATTCAAGAAAAGAGCAAGAGAAAGTGCAGATGCCTGTCAAAGCCAAATCTGTCCACATGGaagttgctgctgctgctaccAAACGAGTTGCTGGTTCTTCAAGAATGAAGGGGAAAAACAAACTACTATAA
- the LOC140012546 gene encoding uncharacterized protein isoform X2: MSVRKKELENCAPPNYVAYAAVEGENKESWTWFFKLLKEDLKIERDYEWTIMSDKQKGLIQACSHVFPNAAHRFCVKHLHNNFSTSGFKGEALRRALWAAAKATTPAEFGRKMEDMAAIDLDAAKWFDDKPPSQWSRAYFSTHSKCDVLLNNICECFNSKILDAREKPIIEMLEILRLYMMQRMQQNRDIARQKWKDSLYCPRIIERVQKRMDKATQCFPFKSNDDLYEVSNSYGDHYAVNIKEYTCSCRRWELTGIPCPHAIAALWLAKKDPMLYLSNWYTVETYLKCYEGAICPMNGEGNWEKTDVDGPKPPLYGKTAGRPKKQRRRTADEDQQEKEKKAKKMSRVGQVIRCKYCLQKGHNVRSCKLKKAENNASGSGIQSNEAANNARSDEVDSGDCNEANCTEVLVTCTPQIFDKNPNNKSAKRTKRPHAKSRVQDGSMHDATEFANSTGTNHLEDVPITSSVPPSPNLYEVFGLKRSQVKYSQPLHSRKEQEKVQMPVKAKSVHMEVAAAATKRVAGSSRMKGKNKLL, from the exons TTGCATATGCTGCAGTTGAGGGTGAAAACAAGGAATCCTGGACATGGTTCTTCAAGTTGCTTAAAGAGGAtttgaaaattgagagagaTTATGAATGGACTATCATGAGTGACAAGCAAAAGGGACTAATTCAAGCTTGTAGTCATGTTTTTCCAAATGCAGCCCATAGGTTCTGTGTAAAGCACTTACACAACAACTTTTCTACTTCTGGGTTCAAAGGTGAAGCTCTAAGGAGAGCATTGTGGGCTGCTGCAAAGGCAACTACACCAGCAGAATTTGGCAGGAAAATGGAAGACATGGCAGCAATTGACTTGGATGCTGCCAAATGGTTTGATGATAAACCACCATCTCAATGGAGCAGAGCATACTTTAGCACCCATTCGAAGTGTGATGTCCTATTGAATAATATTTGTGAGTGTTTCAACAGTAAAATTTTGGATGCTAGAGAGAAGCCAATCATTGAAATGCTGGAAATACTAAGGTTGTATATGATGCAAAGAATGCAGCAGAATAGAGACATTGCTAGACAGAAATGGAAAGACTCTCTGTATTGTCCTAGAATCATTGAGAGAGTACAAAAAAGAATGGATAAGGCAACACAGTGTTTTCCTTTCAAGTCAAATGATGACTTGTATGAAGTTTCCAACTCATATGGTGATCATTATGCTGTGAATATTAAAGAGTACACTTGTTCATGTAGGAGATGGGAGCTGACAGGAATTCCTTGTCCCCATGCAATTGCTGCACTTTGGTTAGCTAAAAAGGATCCCATGTTATATCTATCCAACTGGTATACAGTTGAGACATACCTAAAATGCTATGAAGGAGCTATTTGTCCAATGAATGGGGAAGGAAATTGGGAGAAGACTGATGTTGATGGTCCAAAACCCCCTTTATATGGTAAAACAGCTGGAAGACCTAAAAAACAAAGGAGAAGGACTGCTGATGAGGACcagcaagaaaaggaaaaaaaggccaAGAAAATGAGTAGAGTGGGGCAGGTAATAAGATGCAAATACTGTCTGCAAAAAGGTCACAACGTGAGATCTTGTAAGCTTAAAAAGGCTGAAAACAATGCCTCAGGATCTGGTATACAGAGCAATGAAGCTGCCAATAATGCAAGATCTGATGAAGTTGACAGTGGAGACTGCAATGAAGCTAATTGCACTGAGGTTCTGGTTACATGTACTCCCCAAATATTTGACAAGAATCCAAATAATAAGTCTGCCAAAAGAACA aAAAGACCACATGCAAAAAGTAGAGTTCAAGATGGGTCAATGCATGATGCAACAGAGTTTGCAAATTCAACT GGGACTAATCATTTGGAAGATGTTCCTATTACAAGTTCTGTCCCACCGTCTCCTAATTTATATGAAGTTTTCGGTCTAAAAAGATCTCAAGTGAAATACAGCCAACCACTACATTCAAGAAAAGAGCAAGAGAAAGTGCAGATGCCTGTCAAAGCCAAATCTGTCCACATGGaagttgctgctgctgctaccAAACGAGTTGCTGGTTCTTCAAGAATGAAGGGGAAAAACAAACTACTATAA
- the LOC140012790 gene encoding uncharacterized protein: MKQYADQHRTERSFSVGDWIFLKLQPYRQQTIAVRKCLKLSAKYYGPFQVEEKIGAVAYRLKLPAGARLHPVFHVSLLKKKLGPVHSSSPDLPELDEYDQCPLKPETILKRRVIMREGRSVIQFLIKWNHLSYDEASWEDKTFIENQFPEFQT; this comes from the coding sequence ATGAAGCAGTATGCAGACCAACACAGGACTGAGAGGAGCTTTTCTGTGGGTGACTGGATATTCTTAAAGCTGCAACCATATAGGCAACAGACTATAGCTGTGAGGAAGTGTCTCAAATTGTCAGCAAAATATTATGGGCCATTTCAGGTGGAGGAGAAGATTGGAGCGGTAGCTTATAGGCTTAAACTACCAGCAGGAGCACGACTACACCCTGTGTTCCATGTATCCTTGTTAAAGAAAAAGCTGGGGCCAGTACACAGCAGCTCCCCTGACCTACCAGAACTGGATGAATATGATCAATGTCCATTAAAGCCAGAAACTATCTTGAAGAGGAGAGTGATCATGCGTGAAGGGAGGTCTGTCATTCAGTTCCTGATTAAATGGAATCATCTGAGCTATGATGAAGCTTCTTGGGAGGACAAGACTTTCATTGAAAATCAGTTCCCTGAGTTCCAGACTTGA